One part of the Anaerolineales bacterium genome encodes these proteins:
- the trpS gene encoding tryptophan--tRNA ligase, translating into MIATKGRILTGHRPTGPRHIGHLVGTLEQWAKMQDDYECYFLIADLHVLTTDYEHPERIQENIVNVVADWLAAGIDPAKATLVRQSALAQHAQLSQLFGMMTTVARLERVPTYKDQIQNLGLNPSLGLLAYPVLQSADILVYKANLVPVGEDQMPHIELTREVARRFNTLYGETFPEPDGLLTKTARLPGVDNRTMHSSYNNAIRFIESEEETTKKVMSMYTDPTRLRATDPGTVEGNPVFEYHDVFNPNKDEVEDFKTRYREGKVGDVEVKKSLAAALNAYLRPIRERRAEFLKDPAKVVKILDEGTEKARPLVEATFDEVMRKMGLR; encoded by the coding sequence ATGATCGCAACCAAAGGACGCATTCTTACCGGCCACCGCCCCACCGGGCCGCGCCACATCGGCCATCTGGTGGGCACGCTGGAGCAGTGGGCCAAGATGCAGGATGATTACGAGTGCTACTTCCTCATCGCCGACCTGCATGTGCTCACGACCGACTACGAACACCCGGAGCGCATTCAGGAGAACATCGTCAACGTGGTGGCCGATTGGCTGGCCGCCGGTATTGACCCGGCCAAGGCCACCCTGGTGCGCCAATCGGCGTTGGCCCAGCATGCCCAGCTCTCGCAGTTGTTCGGCATGATGACCACCGTGGCGCGGCTCGAACGCGTGCCTACTTACAAAGACCAGATCCAGAACCTGGGCCTCAACCCATCGCTGGGGCTGCTGGCTTACCCGGTGCTGCAAAGCGCCGATATTCTGGTCTACAAGGCGAACCTGGTTCCGGTGGGCGAGGACCAGATGCCGCACATCGAGCTGACCCGCGAGGTGGCGCGGCGTTTCAACACACTGTATGGCGAAACCTTCCCCGAGCCGGACGGCCTGCTGACCAAGACGGCGCGCCTGCCAGGGGTGGACAACCGCACCATGCACAGCTCATACAACAATGCCATCCGCTTCATCGAGAGCGAAGAAGAAACCACTAAGAAGGTCATGAGCATGTACACCGACCCCACCCGCCTGCGCGCCACCGACCCCGGCACCGTGGAGGGCAACCCGGTGTTCGAGTATCACGATGTCTTCAACCCCAACAAGGATGAGGTGGAAGACTTCAAGACCCGCTACCGCGAGGGTAAGGTGGGTGACGTTGAAGTAAAGAAGAGCCTGGCAGCAGCGCTGAACGCGTACCTGCGTCCCATCCGCGAGCGCCGCGCCGAGTTCCTAAAAGACCCGGCCAAGGTGGTGAAGATCCTGGACGAGGGCACCGAGAAGGCTCGCCCCCTGGTGGAAGCCACGTTTGATGAAGTGATGCGCAAAATGGGGCTGAGATAG
- a CDS encoding sigma-70 family RNA polymerase sigma factor: MAGNKRVTEAVEQHESRLRGFIRARVPDVLDAEDILQDVFYELARANRLLVPIEHLSGWLFQVARNRITDLFRRQQTGETSELDAETGEDGLLLAEVLPAADGGPEAAFARAALLAELEQALSELPVEQRAVFVAHEIERRTFKEMQAEAGASLNTLLSRKRYAVLYLRQRLAHLYQES, translated from the coding sequence ATGGCTGGCAACAAACGCGTCACGGAAGCGGTGGAGCAGCACGAATCACGGCTGCGCGGCTTTATCCGCGCCCGTGTGCCGGATGTGCTGGACGCCGAAGACATTCTGCAGGATGTCTTCTACGAGCTGGCCCGCGCCAACCGCCTGCTAGTGCCGATCGAGCACCTGAGCGGCTGGCTGTTCCAGGTGGCGCGCAACCGCATCACGGACCTGTTCCGCAGGCAGCAAACGGGCGAGACAAGCGAGCTGGACGCGGAGACGGGCGAGGATGGCCTGCTGCTGGCCGAGGTACTGCCGGCGGCAGACGGCGGGCCAGAGGCAGCCTTTGCGCGGGCGGCGCTGCTTGCAGAACTGGAGCAGGCGCTAAGCGAGCTGCCGGTGGAACAACGCGCCGTGTTCGTGGCGCACGAGATCGAGAGGCGCACTTTCAAGGAGATGCAGGCGGAAGCGGGCGCGAGCCTGAACACGCTGCTATCTCGTAAGCGCTACGCCGTGCTGTATCTGCGGCAACGGCTGGCGCATCTTTATCAAGAATCGTAG
- a CDS encoding ABC transporter ATP-binding protein, with protein sequence MSTPSLTAPHAAEFTLPERYPTNRTSPGRWLWSHFKPHWALGLMLMVGAITNGALAAYVPIEIGKAFEAIMADPPQTQLLMGFVWVIIISQTVRSVLQFARNFAAEWLGQLFERNIREELYTNLLGKSMTFHSLQSVGDTMARATNDVREINLMFNPGLNLVIGAAFFLFTPIAAGYGLHPALAIIPTLFTLVYFAAIWQYLRELNPVAATQRNAFGTLNARLSESLDGIETVKGMAQEKYEVNLFRRNARRFRDAYVHQGYIEGRFLPMLLMAIAQAAGLWHSLVLMQQGQIVLGDVIAYFGLLALFGFPVFTSLFAYSQVSLGVASARRILELLNNETDLDQNAEGYGDAMQGAIEFKSVTFAYEDQEPALSKVSFKVKPGLTVAIVGQTGTGKTSLAKLVNRTYDVSSGSVLVDGIDVREWNLEALRRQISIIEQDIFLFSRTVAENIAFGHQDATRAQIEEAAKQAQAHDFIMDFKDGYDTIVGERGVTLSGGQRQRLALARAFLTDPRILILDDSTSAIDSATEDKIQRAIYAATKGRTTLIITHRLSQIRWADLIIVLRGGKVVASGSHEQLLKTSPAYKRIFSE encoded by the coding sequence ATGAGCACACCTTCACTAACCGCACCCCACGCGGCTGAATTTACATTGCCAGAGCGGTACCCCACCAACCGCACAAGCCCCGGCCGCTGGCTGTGGTCTCACTTCAAACCGCATTGGGCGCTGGGCCTGATGCTGATGGTAGGCGCCATCACCAACGGCGCCCTGGCAGCCTATGTGCCGATCGAGATCGGCAAAGCCTTCGAAGCCATCATGGCGGACCCGCCCCAGACCCAGCTGTTGATGGGCTTTGTATGGGTGATCATCATCAGCCAGACGGTTCGTTCTGTGCTGCAGTTCGCCCGCAACTTTGCGGCCGAATGGCTGGGCCAGCTTTTTGAGCGCAACATTCGCGAGGAGCTGTACACCAACCTACTCGGCAAGAGCATGACCTTCCATAGCCTGCAGTCGGTGGGCGACACCATGGCACGCGCCACCAACGACGTGCGCGAGATCAATCTCATGTTCAACCCAGGCCTCAACCTGGTGATTGGCGCCGCCTTCTTCCTGTTCACGCCGATCGCGGCTGGGTATGGCCTGCATCCCGCGCTGGCTATCATCCCCACCCTGTTTACGCTGGTGTATTTCGCCGCCATTTGGCAGTATTTAAGGGAATTGAACCCAGTAGCGGCTACGCAGCGCAACGCCTTTGGCACGCTGAACGCGCGCCTCTCCGAATCGCTGGATGGCATCGAGACCGTCAAAGGCATGGCGCAGGAGAAGTACGAGGTCAACCTGTTCCGCCGTAATGCGCGCCGCTTCCGCGACGCATATGTGCACCAGGGCTACATTGAAGGGCGCTTCCTGCCCATGCTGCTGATGGCGATCGCCCAGGCGGCCGGCTTGTGGCACTCGCTGGTGCTGATGCAGCAGGGCCAGATCGTGCTGGGCGATGTGATCGCTTACTTCGGCCTGCTGGCCCTGTTCGGCTTTCCGGTCTTCACTTCGCTGTTCGCTTATTCGCAGGTGTCGTTGGGCGTGGCCAGTGCGCGCCGCATTCTGGAGCTGCTGAACAACGAGACCGACCTGGACCAGAACGCCGAAGGCTACGGCGACGCGATGCAGGGCGCCATCGAGTTCAAGAGCGTCACCTTTGCCTATGAAGATCAGGAGCCTGCCCTGAGCAAAGTCAGCTTCAAGGTCAAACCTGGCCTGACGGTAGCCATCGTGGGCCAAACCGGTACTGGAAAGACCTCGCTGGCCAAGCTAGTCAACCGCACCTATGACGTAAGCTCCGGCTCTGTGCTGGTGGACGGCATCGACGTGCGTGAGTGGAACCTGGAGGCGTTGCGCCGCCAGATCTCCATCATCGAGCAGGACATTTTCCTCTTCTCGCGCACCGTGGCCGAGAACATTGCCTTCGGCCACCAGGATGCCACTCGCGCCCAGATCGAGGAAGCCGCCAAGCAGGCTCAGGCGCACGACTTCATCATGGACTTCAAGGACGGCTACGACACCATCGTGGGCGAGCGTGGCGTCACCTTGTCTGGCGGACAACGCCAGCGCCTGGCGCTGGCGCGTGCCTTCCTCACCGACCCGCGCATCCTGATCCTGGATGATTCGACCAGCGCCATTGACAGCGCCACCGAAGACAAGATCCAACGTGCCATCTACGCCGCTACCAAGGGGCGCACCACGCTCATCATCACGCACCGCCTCTCACAGATCCGCTGGGCAGACCTGATCATCGTGCTGCGCGGCGGTAAGGTGGTGGCCTCCGGCAGCCACGAGCAACTGCTCAAGACATCGCCGGCCTATAAACGCATCTTTAGCGAGTAA